The proteins below come from a single Aegilops tauschii subsp. strangulata cultivar AL8/78 chromosome 6, Aet v6.0, whole genome shotgun sequence genomic window:
- the LOC109751414 gene encoding cytochrome P450 76M5, with amino-acid sequence MQSELWVLCATLAAAFLYYLTSAARRGGTGGRQPPGPTPLPVLGNLLDLGGNLHHTLARLARAHGPVMKLKLGLVTTVVVSSRDAAREAFTRHDRQLAARAVPDAANAVGNSGRSMIWLPSSDPLWKTLRGIVASHIFSPRGLAAARGVRERKVRDMVGYFRRHAGEEVDVGQAVYGGVLNLVSSAFFSVDVVDVGGESASGLREVVEDIIAALAKPNVSDIFPFLRPLDLQGWRRWAGARYQKVFGILDGIIDRRLADARASTGEHAHGDFLDSLLELVSAGKIDRGKVTVILFDVFAAGTDTMAITVEWAMAELLRHPRAMAKARAEMEGILGGKDTDTLEEPDAASLPYLQAVVKEVMRLHPVAPIMLPHQAAEDGVEIGGFAVPRVATVVFNVWAIMRDPAAWERPDEFVPERFLDKAAAVEFRGKDYEFIPFGSGRRLCPGLPMAERVVPFVLASLLHALEWRLPDGVSADELDVAEKFTTVNTLAVPLRAVPVVIT; translated from the coding sequence ATGCAGAGCGAGCTATGGGTGCTATGCGCGACGCTCGCCGCCGCGTTCCTCTACTACCTGACCAGCGCAGCCCGCCGCGGGGGCACCGGGGGCCGGCAGCCTCCGGGCCCGACGCCGCTCCCGGTCCTCGGCAACCTGCTCGATCTAGGCGGCAACCTGCACCACACGCTGGCGCGCTTGGCCCGCGCCCACGGCCCCGTCATGAAGCTCAAGCTCGGCCTGGTCACCACCGTGGTGGTCTCCTCGCGTGACGCCGCGCGGGAGGCCTTCACCAGGCACGATCGCCAACTGGCCGCGCGCGCGGTCCCGGACGCCGCCAACGCGGTCGGTAACTCCGGGCGGTCCATGATCTGGCTGCCCAGCTCCGACCCGCTCTGGAAGACGCTGCGCGGCATCGTGGCCTCGCACATATTCTCACCGCGTGGCCTCGCCGCGGCGCGCGGCGTGCGCGAGCGCAAGGTGCGCGACATGGTGGGTTACTTCCGCCGCCACGCGGGGGAGGAGGTGGACGTCGGCCAGGCCGTGTACGGCGGCGTGCTGAACCTCGTGTCCAGCGCCTTCTTCTCCGTCGACGTGGTGGACGTGGGCGGCGAGTCCGCCAGCGGGCTGCGGGAGGTCGTGGAGGACATCATCGCGGCGCTGGCCAAGCCCAACGTCTCCGACATCTTCCCTTTCCTCCGGCCGCTGGACCTGCAGGGCTGGCGTCGCTGGGCGGGGGCGCGCTACCAGAAGGTATTTGGCATACTTGACGGCATAATCGACCGCCGTCTTGCAGATGCCCGGGCGTCCACGGGCGAGCACGCGCACGGCGACTTCCTGGACTCGCTGCTGGAGCTCGTTTCCGCAGGCAAGATCGATCGCGGCAAGGTGACGGTGATACTGTTCGACGTGTTCGCGGCCGGGACCGACACGATGGCCATCACCGTGGAGTGGGCGATGGCCGAGCTGCTCCGACACCCGCGCGCCATGGCCAAGGCACGCGCGGAGATGGAGGGCATCCTCGGTGGCAAGGACACGGACACCCTCGAGGAGCCCGACGCGGCGAGCCTGCCGTACCTGCAGGCCGTGGTGAAGGAGGTGATGCGGCTGCACCCGGTGGCGCCGATCATGCTGCCGCACCAGGCGGCGGAGGACGGCGTGGAGATCGGTGGCTTCGCCGTGCCCAGGGTCGCCACGGTGGTCTTCAACGTGTGGGCGATCATGCGGGACCCGGCGGCGTGGGAGAGGCCCGACGAGTTCGTGCCGGAGAGGTTCCTGGAtaaggcggcggcggtggagttcCGGGGCAAGGACTACGAGTTCATCCCGTTCGGGTCCGGCCGGCGGCTGTGCCCGGGCCTGCCGATGGCGGAGCGGGTCGTGCCGTTCGTGCTGGCGTCGCTGCTGCACGCGCTCGAGTGGCGGCTCCCGGACGGCGTGTCGGCCGACGAGCTTGACGTCGCCGAGAAGTTCACCACCGTCAACACGCTCGCCGTGCCCCTCAGGGCCGTCCCCGTCGTGATCACCTAG